In Chryseobacterium oranimense, a single window of DNA contains:
- the tsaD gene encoding tRNA (adenosine(37)-N6)-threonylcarbamoyltransferase complex transferase subunit TsaD, with amino-acid sequence MSDSIILGIESSCDDTSAAIIKGNCILSNIAANQAIHKEYGGVVPELASRAHQQNIIPVVEKSLTKANIQQNAISAIGFTRGPGLLGSLLVGTSFAKSLAMSLNVPLIEVNHLQAHILAHFIDDANPMPPKFPFLCLTVSGGHTMIVLVKDYFDMEIIGKTIDDAAGEAFDKIGKVFDLDYPAGPIIDRLAKEGNPDAFKFNKPKMENYDYSFSGIKTSVLYFIQKEVKKNPDFIKENLNDLCASVQKAIIEILMAKLEKAAAELNIKEVAIAGGVSANSALRKVMEDNHEKLGWNIYIPKFEYTTDNAAMIAMVAQLKFERGEFTDLRTTATAKYDL; translated from the coding sequence ATGAGCGACTCTATAATTTTAGGTATTGAATCGTCCTGCGACGACACCTCAGCAGCTATCATCAAGGGAAACTGTATTCTGTCTAACATTGCTGCGAATCAGGCCATCCACAAAGAATATGGCGGTGTGGTTCCGGAACTGGCATCGCGCGCACATCAGCAAAATATAATCCCCGTTGTTGAAAAATCTCTTACTAAAGCAAATATACAACAAAATGCTATTTCTGCTATAGGATTTACACGTGGTCCCGGACTTTTAGGATCCCTGCTTGTAGGAACGTCATTTGCTAAGTCTTTGGCAATGAGTTTAAATGTTCCGCTAATTGAGGTAAACCATCTCCAGGCCCACATTTTAGCCCATTTCATTGACGATGCAAATCCTATGCCGCCAAAATTCCCTTTTCTGTGTCTTACGGTGAGCGGAGGGCATACGATGATTGTATTGGTCAAAGATTATTTTGACATGGAAATTATCGGGAAAACAATTGATGATGCCGCAGGAGAAGCTTTTGACAAAATCGGAAAGGTATTTGACCTTGACTACCCTGCCGGACCTATTATAGACCGGTTGGCTAAGGAAGGAAATCCTGATGCTTTCAAGTTCAATAAGCCTAAAATGGAGAATTACGACTATTCTTTCAGCGGAATCAAGACTTCCGTTCTTTATTTTATCCAGAAAGAGGTTAAAAAGAATCCTGATTTTATTAAAGAAAACCTGAACGATCTCTGCGCTTCTGTTCAAAAAGCCATCATTGAAATTTTAATGGCCAAACTTGAAAAAGCAGCCGCAGAATTAAATATAAAAGAAGTTGCCATCGCCGGAGGAGTTTCTGCCAATTCTGCTTTGAGAAAAGTAATGGAAGACAACCATGAAAAGCTTGGCTGGAATATTTACATTCCAAAATTTGAATACACCACGGATAATGCTGCAATGATTGCAATGGTGGCTCAGTTAAAGTTTGAAAGAGGCGAATTTACAGATCTGAGAACAACGGCTACGGCGAAATACGATTTATGA
- a CDS encoding DUF2490 domain-containing protein: MNKESTFAIIYMKGKVIISIFLLGLTNNLLHAQISPPGLGDANTAFWSAFGVRRQLDSLGKKQSLSYIALGRKSSPDNYNPVSKQAIFVLNHEVYHSFAPNQQYSYAVSYRRQPKYESSAPYEKEAMEQEFRIYGRYAYTFSLGKRWKLKNTVRQEFRKFFDADFHKTEENFQLRTRVKSQLTYNLSKKNNQKLALSAEGLFSASYLNEPEQKWTPFGYREMRIGAYYMFSIPHSPFSADIGYVNDLIRGSRSVKKGGVHYLALDLIWNLPFGK; encoded by the coding sequence ATGAATAAAGAATCTACATTCGCAATAATTTACATGAAAGGAAAAGTTATTATCAGCATATTTTTATTGGGTTTAACAAACAACTTATTACACGCACAGATCAGTCCGCCGGGTCTTGGAGATGCTAACACAGCTTTCTGGTCAGCTTTTGGAGTTAGACGTCAGCTGGATTCTCTTGGAAAAAAGCAGTCTTTAAGTTATATTGCTTTAGGACGGAAAAGCAGTCCAGACAATTATAATCCGGTTTCAAAACAGGCCATTTTTGTTCTGAATCATGAAGTTTATCATTCTTTTGCTCCCAACCAGCAATACAGCTATGCAGTAAGCTATCGCCGGCAACCAAAATATGAAAGTTCCGCACCTTATGAAAAAGAGGCTATGGAACAGGAATTCAGGATCTACGGAAGGTATGCTTATACTTTTAGCCTAGGAAAAAGATGGAAACTGAAAAATACAGTCCGACAGGAATTCCGTAAATTTTTTGATGCCGACTTCCATAAAACGGAGGAAAATTTTCAGCTAAGAACAAGGGTGAAGAGCCAGCTCACCTATAATTTATCCAAGAAAAACAATCAGAAATTAGCTTTAAGTGCCGAAGGCTTGTTTTCTGCAAGCTATCTTAATGAGCCGGAACAGAAATGGACGCCTTTCGGATACAGGGAAATGCGTATTGGAGCTTACTATATGTTCAGTATTCCGCATTCTCCTTTCAGTGCAGATATAGGCTATGTCAATGATCTGATCAGAGGCAGCAGAAGTGTAAAGAAAGGCGGCGTCCACTATCTGGCATTGGACCTTATCTGGAATCTGCCTTTTGGAAAATGA
- a CDS encoding asparaginase — MKRKVLLIYTGGTIGMEKDYETGSLRAFDFGNIFEKMPEMKLMECEVFVHPFAKPLDSSDMGPEEWKVIANYILKNYELYDGFLILHGTDTMSYTASALSFMLKGLRKPVIMTGSQLPIGDLRTDAKENLLTSLYYASLYENEEAVIQEVAIYFEYKLLRGNRTLKYSAEYFDAYASPNYPILGQSGVHLNIIKENLYRCDPEIEFHVDEHISEDILFWRIFPGMHLSHFKEIPKMKVLILQVFGSGTIFSSEKTQETLQEIRNNGTEIVVVSQCISGGISFGKYENSNIFSRIGAISGKDMTAESAISKAMHLIDNPSYSGTFADNFTKSLCGEITE, encoded by the coding sequence ATGAAACGAAAAGTCCTGCTTATTTATACCGGAGGAACCATCGGTATGGAAAAAGATTATGAAACCGGAAGCCTCCGTGCATTTGATTTTGGAAATATTTTCGAAAAAATGCCCGAAATGAAACTGATGGAATGCGAAGTATTCGTGCACCCTTTCGCAAAACCACTGGACTCTTCAGATATGGGACCCGAGGAATGGAAGGTAATCGCCAACTATATTCTGAAAAATTATGAGCTGTATGACGGCTTCCTGATTCTTCACGGGACAGATACGATGTCTTATACTGCTTCTGCTTTAAGCTTTATGCTGAAAGGTTTGAGAAAACCGGTGATCATGACAGGTTCTCAGCTGCCGATCGGTGATCTGAGAACGGATGCAAAGGAAAATCTTCTGACAAGCCTTTATTATGCCAGCCTTTACGAAAACGAGGAGGCTGTTATTCAGGAAGTGGCCATTTATTTTGAATATAAGCTATTAAGAGGAAACAGAACCCTGAAATATTCTGCCGAATATTTTGACGCTTACGCCAGCCCTAATTATCCTATACTGGGACAGTCCGGGGTTCACTTAAATATTATCAAGGAAAACCTTTACCGATGCGATCCGGAAATAGAATTTCATGTAGATGAACATATTTCCGAAGATATTCTGTTTTGGAGAATTTTTCCGGGAATGCACCTGAGCCACTTTAAAGAAATCCCTAAAATGAAGGTTCTTATTCTTCAGGTTTTCGGTTCGGGAACCATTTTCAGCAGTGAAAAAACGCAGGAAACGCTTCAGGAGATCAGAAATAACGGAACTGAAATTGTTGTGGTAAGCCAATGTATATCAGGCGGTATCTCATTCGGAAAGTATGAAAACAGTAATATTTTCTCAAGGATAGGTGCGATCAGCGGGAAAGACATGACGGCAGAAAGTGCCATCAGTAAAGCCATGCACCTGATAGACAATCCGAGCTACTCCGGAACCTTTGCAGACAACTTCACCAAAAGTCTTTGTGGAGAAATAACTGAGTAA
- a CDS encoding RNA methyltransferase → MEDLEQTFEYLKQFLTEERLAKIEHFAPESSDFVLPVVEDIYQFRNAAAIVRSVEACGFHKVVALQEEYSFEPNLRVTKGADTWVEVEKLPRNMESFQKIKDRGYKIVVVSLENNAKMLPEYKITEPIALVFGTEMEGVSQEILDFADETLAIPMYGFTRSFNVSVAASICMYELKQKLINSDIDYMLDEEKLLRMKIRWAVNSIRSGQQIFDKYLKDHNLTI, encoded by the coding sequence ATGGAAGATTTAGAGCAAACTTTTGAATATTTAAAGCAGTTTTTAACAGAAGAAAGATTGGCAAAGATTGAACACTTTGCACCGGAGAGTTCGGATTTTGTGCTTCCTGTTGTAGAAGATATTTATCAGTTCAGGAACGCTGCAGCCATTGTGCGTTCTGTGGAGGCTTGTGGTTTTCATAAAGTGGTGGCTTTGCAGGAAGAATATAGTTTTGAACCCAATCTTCGTGTTACCAAAGGGGCTGATACATGGGTTGAGGTAGAAAAACTTCCCAGAAACATGGAGTCTTTTCAGAAAATCAAAGACAGGGGTTACAAAATAGTCGTTGTTTCATTAGAAAACAATGCGAAAATGTTGCCTGAATATAAAATTACCGAGCCGATTGCTTTGGTTTTCGGAACTGAAATGGAAGGCGTTTCCCAGGAAATTCTGGATTTTGCAGATGAAACATTGGCCATTCCTATGTATGGCTTTACAAGGAGTTTCAATGTATCAGTTGCCGCTTCCATTTGTATGTATGAATTGAAGCAAAAGCTGATAAATTCGGATATTGATTACATGCTTGATGAGGAAAAACTATTGAGAATGAAGATCCGCTGGGCTGTAAATTCTATACGAAGCGGGCAACAGATTTTTGACAAATACCTTAAAGATCATAATCTAACCATATGA
- a CDS encoding M20/M25/M40 family metallo-hydrolase, translated as MKKFLLAVLGILVILVAVLLIKMYTYPFKKTTAETSEGWKPLKNDSAVLRLSGGIKIPTVSTGSLGEFNYTPFDQFKEYLKAFYPSVYQHTENIEINTHALVFRFKGSDPSLKPILFLSHIDVVPPGDADVKNKEQNIFRPDDKPLPPVSKVAEDWDFEPFSGAVANGRIYGRGAIDMKGMLFSLMESMDAMVKSKKIPQRDIYLAFGFDEEVGGQKGAMQIADYFKKKGLQFDAVYDEGGLIMRKGNVAGVDSDIAVVGCAEKGFLSAKIKVKGLGGHSSMPPMESAIGKAAVIMQRLEDDQMKPEITPLIKGFFDNIGGAMPWTTRLALSNQWLLKPLLISQLIKNNTTNALVRTTTALTMMKGSDGTNVLSPEVEFVVNFRLLPGNTVKDVHDHIAKATKGFDVEVEEIDNTREASAVSPSDTKGFKLIEAGVKEIYPGAIVTPYLTMAGTDAYKYQIVSKNIYRFMPIRINSSEQQSIHSTNEYISIENYLKMIHYFEYIMTNYDK; from the coding sequence ATGAAAAAGTTCCTTTTAGCCGTTCTTGGCATTCTTGTTATTCTGGTAGCTGTACTGCTGATCAAAATGTATACTTACCCTTTCAAAAAAACGACAGCAGAAACTTCTGAAGGGTGGAAGCCTTTGAAAAACGATTCTGCCGTACTTCGGTTGTCAGGCGGAATCAAAATTCCAACAGTTTCTACAGGAAGTCTGGGAGAATTCAATTACACTCCGTTTGATCAGTTTAAAGAATACCTGAAAGCATTTTATCCATCGGTTTATCAGCATACCGAAAATATCGAGATCAATACCCATGCTTTGGTTTTCCGTTTTAAAGGAAGCGATCCTTCTCTGAAACCTATCCTTTTCCTTTCCCATATAGATGTGGTGCCACCCGGAGATGCCGATGTGAAAAATAAAGAGCAGAATATTTTCAGACCAGATGACAAACCTTTACCTCCTGTTTCAAAAGTAGCAGAAGACTGGGATTTTGAACCCTTTTCTGGAGCCGTTGCAAATGGAAGGATTTATGGAAGGGGAGCCATCGATATGAAAGGAATGCTTTTTTCTCTGATGGAATCTATGGATGCAATGGTTAAAAGCAAAAAAATTCCCCAACGGGATATCTACCTGGCTTTTGGATTTGATGAAGAGGTGGGTGGGCAGAAAGGAGCGATGCAGATTGCGGATTATTTTAAGAAAAAAGGACTTCAGTTCGATGCAGTTTATGACGAAGGAGGTTTGATCATGCGGAAAGGAAATGTAGCCGGAGTAGATTCCGATATCGCTGTGGTAGGTTGTGCAGAAAAAGGATTCTTATCCGCAAAAATAAAGGTGAAAGGACTTGGCGGACATTCCTCTATGCCTCCTATGGAAAGCGCAATAGGAAAAGCCGCAGTGATTATGCAGCGTCTTGAAGACGATCAGATGAAGCCTGAAATCACCCCGCTCATTAAAGGTTTTTTTGACAATATCGGCGGAGCAATGCCATGGACCACCAGACTGGCTCTTTCTAACCAGTGGCTGCTAAAACCTCTTCTTATATCCCAGCTTATCAAAAATAACACGACCAATGCCTTAGTACGTACAACCACTGCTTTAACGATGATGAAAGGAAGCGATGGAACAAATGTGCTGTCTCCCGAAGTCGAATTTGTCGTTAATTTCAGGCTTCTTCCCGGAAATACAGTGAAAGATGTTCATGATCATATTGCAAAAGCCACAAAAGGCTTCGATGTTGAGGTAGAAGAGATCGACAATACCAGAGAAGCTTCCGCCGTTTCTCCTTCTGATACAAAAGGATTTAAATTGATAGAAGCTGGCGTAAAGGAGATCTATCCCGGCGCCATTGTGACTCCCTACCTTACCATGGCCGGAACCGATGCCTATAAATACCAGATCGTAAGCAAAAACATATACAGGTTTATGCCCATCCGGATCAACAGCTCAGAACAGCAGAGCATCCACAGCACCAATGAATATATCAGCATAGAAAATTATCTGAAAATGATTCATTACTTTGAATATATTATGACGAATTATGATAAATAA
- a CDS encoding 16S rRNA (uracil(1498)-N(3))-methyltransferase codes for MKLFYGEIEENQVTINDEEQQHIVKVLRMKNGEDIHVTDGKGNIASGKLIIEGKKASLEVSEIKTNTPDFDPKLHIAIAPTKNIDRIEFFVEKAVEMGISEISIIITEKTERKNINIDKIRKQAVAASKQSLRFHFPVINDVVKLTDFLKSIVAEHTFVAHCHENLQRIDLNTIPSMEKITFLIGPEGDFSEKEIQYLSDNAIKAVSLGNQRLRTETAGVFVAAWNYFNMMKG; via the coding sequence ATGAAACTTTTTTACGGAGAAATTGAGGAAAATCAGGTAACGATCAATGATGAAGAGCAGCAGCATATTGTGAAGGTTCTTCGGATGAAGAATGGTGAGGATATTCATGTAACGGACGGAAAAGGAAACATAGCTTCCGGAAAATTAATCATCGAAGGAAAGAAAGCCAGTCTTGAAGTTTCTGAAATTAAAACGAATACTCCGGATTTTGATCCTAAACTTCATATTGCCATTGCACCAACAAAAAATATAGACAGGATCGAGTTTTTTGTGGAAAAAGCCGTGGAAATGGGTATATCAGAGATCAGTATCATTATTACAGAAAAAACTGAACGTAAAAATATTAATATTGACAAAATCAGAAAACAGGCTGTTGCTGCTTCCAAACAGAGCTTAAGGTTTCATTTTCCGGTGATCAATGATGTGGTGAAGCTGACTGATTTCTTAAAAAGTATTGTGGCAGAACATACTTTTGTAGCCCATTGCCATGAAAATCTTCAAAGGATTGACCTGAATACTATTCCTTCAATGGAAAAAATCACTTTTTTAATTGGTCCTGAAGGAGATTTCTCGGAAAAAGAAATTCAGTATCTGTCTGATAATGCAATCAAAGCGGTTTCTCTTGGTAACCAAAGGCTGAGAACGGAAACGGCCGGGGTATTTGTGGCAGCATGGAATTATTTTAATATGATGAAAGGATAG
- a CDS encoding XAC2610-related protein encodes MNRIFPLILIVLCSCVKKTEPKEVPIVNEATSVQQVENVQTEDTASVPFSQSVKGKGFTYTLKGLESPDGEISFKSISIFNKNKLHQKIMVDTISVLNEREVIFNIDNDANFDGYNDIELINWAGNYASSSSFWLYNQKSRKYDYYKPLDTIQNIRFDRKRKEITSSYHIGPVNTYSKTYQWEKGKLLMMSAHIIEEGDEIYMYRKNGKIVVE; translated from the coding sequence ATGAACAGAATATTTCCTTTGATCCTGATCGTTTTATGCAGCTGCGTTAAAAAAACAGAGCCAAAGGAAGTACCTATTGTAAACGAGGCTACTTCGGTACAACAGGTAGAAAATGTACAGACTGAAGATACAGCATCAGTTCCCTTTTCCCAATCCGTGAAAGGAAAAGGATTTACCTATACACTTAAAGGATTGGAAAGTCCTGATGGAGAAATCAGTTTTAAATCAATCAGTATATTTAATAAAAATAAGCTGCATCAGAAGATTATGGTAGATACCATCTCTGTTCTGAATGAAAGAGAAGTTATTTTTAACATTGATAATGATGCGAATTTTGACGGCTATAATGATATAGAACTGATTAACTGGGCCGGAAATTATGCTTCGTCTTCAAGCTTTTGGCTCTATAATCAGAAAAGCAGGAAATATGATTACTACAAACCTTTGGATACTATCCAGAACATTAGGTTCGATCGGAAAAGAAAAGAAATCACTTCATCCTACCATATTGGCCCTGTTAATACCTACAGTAAAACCTATCAATGGGAAAAAGGAAAACTTCTGATGATGAGCGCCCATATTATTGAAGAAGGAGATGAAATCTATATGTACCGGAAAAATGGGAAAATAGTTGTAGAATAA